One part of the Deinococcus psychrotolerans genome encodes these proteins:
- a CDS encoding helix-turn-helix domain-containing protein — protein MTDRAQLRAARLAALMNEDGTLTPADHLPVGLMAQESAQGIEEDFQQAIIANSLAQAWKIARQRESITGKALAERRKFSTARLSQIENDSHNPTLSSVADHADALGYDVQVILTQRINRQKIAVPVPSHTLFAAD, from the coding sequence ATGACTGATCGCGCCCAACTTCGAGCTGCTCGCCTTGCTGCTCTGATGAATGAAGATGGCACGTTGACCCCTGCGGATCATCTTCCAGTAGGCTTGATGGCTCAAGAAAGTGCTCAAGGGATCGAAGAAGATTTTCAGCAGGCCATTATTGCTAATTCGTTGGCTCAGGCTTGGAAAATTGCTCGCCAGAGAGAGAGTATTACTGGTAAAGCGCTGGCCGAGAGGCGTAAATTCAGTACAGCCCGACTTTCTCAGATTGAGAACGATTCTCATAACCCTACTCTCTCCTCTGTAGCAGACCATGCTGATGCTCTTGGCTATGACGTCCAAGTCATTCTGACGCAACGCATCAATCGGCAGAAAATTGCTGTACCTGTACCATCTCACACTCTTTTTGCAGCAGACTAA